The Leptospira andrefontaineae genomic sequence GAAGCGGATTGGTATTGTATCCCGAACTCATCGCAAAGCGCCTCGAGCATCAGCGTATTCTCTAACTTATCCTCGACTATAAGTATTGGATCGCGGACTATACTTTTTCTCTCCAGTTTACTTTTGGATAATGAACTCGTAGAGTTAGTCATGGATTTGGTCCGCCAATTCTTCTAATACTAATTTTAATTCGTCCAAGGAGATTGGTTGGGATAAAACGAAGTCAAAATTCTCCTTGGAATATTTTTTTTCAAAATCTTGAGTTTCTTCCGGAAGAATAAGAATTGTTTTCCAAATTTCCGATATTCTTTCCTGTAGAGGTAAATTAGAATCTTGGAATAGAACGATCTTCTTATCTTTTCGAAGTTCTTTAAACAGTAATGGTTGATTTTGTTTTTTAAAAAAATGGGTGAGAAGTTCTGCGTTTTTCTGATTGGATAATTCCAATTGAATAAAACAGAAATTTTTTAATTTGTCAGGATAAGCTCCTGCAAAGTTTTTCCTCGGTTTAAATTGTTTGGGAGTTTGCTCTAGTATGGGAAGATTCAAATAGAAAGTCGTTCCGATACCTTGTTGGCTTTTGACGGAAATACTTCCCCCATGTGCCTCCACTAACTTTAGAACGATAGAAAGTCCAAGTCCGGTTCCTTCTGTATCTCTGGATTTTGAATTTCTGACCTGATAGAATGCATCGAAAATCTTTTTCTGGTCCGCTTCCGGTATACCAATACCAGTGTCTGTGATCTCTATTAACCAATCTTTTCCATCTCTCTTGATTGAAAGATAGATGGAACCTTGTTCTGTTGTGAATTTAACTGCGTTTCCAACCAAATTCAAAAAGATCTGTCGAATTCGTTTTGGGTCTCCCCAGATCATAGAAACAAGTTCTTCAGTATCATTCCAAACTAAATGGATATGTTTTCTTATAAGTTCAGGCTCTAAGAACTCTACTACCTGTTCCAATTCCTTTCTAAGATCCATTTCAGAAAAGTAGAAGGAGGATTTTCCGGCATTCAGTTTTGAAAGTTCTAGAATATCATTAATTAAACCTAATAGATGTAATCCTGATTTATGGATCAGATCCAAATATCTTCTATCGTTAGAACTTTCATCTTCGATTTTGATTAATTTTGAAAGTCCGATGATCGCATTTAGGGGAGTACGAAGTTCATGGCTCATATTGGCGAGAAAATCACTTTTAGCTGTACTTGCAGCTTCCGCCTTTTCTTTTTGAACAGAAAGTTCTTTGGTCCTCTTGATTACTGTTTCTTCTAGATTTTCTTTATGGATCTTTAGCTCTTCTAAGATGGACATTCTTTCCAGATAGAAACCTAGAAGGTCTACGAATGTGCGAAAGGTAAATTTTTCCTCTGGACCTAATTCATGTTGGAAGAATTCCATTCCCAGAAATCCGAACCAATCTCCGGACATCCTGATAGGAAATAGAAAGAAAGTATCAGTCCTTCTTCCTTGGTAGAAGGATTTTTCAGAATCAAGAAGATCGGCAGCACGAAATTCTATTATATCATTTCTGAGAAGGTATGGTTTCCATCTGGCAAACTTTGTAGAGAGTGAAATTTCAGGATAAGTTTCAGCAAGAGTTGCGCTTGAATACGGACTTTTGATCTCCGCTTGTAAAGCAAGTACATCCGGGTTTGCTGTTTTCTTATATAAGTAGATCCTTTCAGCCTCTACCAATACTAAAAAATGTTCGATAGCCCTTTCTATAGTAAAACTTTCATGGGTTGTGTTCAATAAGATCTGAGAAGCCGCGGTAAGGCCCATTTCGGACCTGAGCCTTTTCGCGGTTAATTCTTCTCTTCTGATTTTCTCGCTAATATCTCTCTGGATAGATAATAAATTCGTAATATTTCCATCTTGGTCCTTTACCGGAGAAACTTTCCATTCTGAATGATATTTGGTACCGTCTTTTTTATAATTAATCGTGGAAGAAGAGTAGGAGTCTCCACGCAATAAGCAATTTTTAAGATTTTGTAATATTCTTCTGTCGGTTTCTTTGCCAAATAAAATTTTAGGAGAACCTCCTATCAACTCCTCGGCTCTATAACCAGTTAGCTCGCAGAATGCTGGATTTACGAAGACAATAGATGGTCCGGTCTCATCTAGAACAGCGTCTGTAACGAGAATTGCGTCCGAAGTTTGGGAAACGATAATTTGAAAAAGTCCGATTTCTGTGTCGAACCGTAGATCTTCCCCGACCATATAGGCCAGAGAATTTAAGCGAAAATAAACTTAATTCAACCATTTTAGCGGAAAATTCCACAAAAATGACTTATTATGGCGCAAATTATTCAAATTCGTGAGATCTGAGACATAATCAACTTGTCGAAGTGACTACATCAAAAGATTCGCAGGTAATTTGAAGCTCATAGAATCCTCTCTTGAGCCAGGGAAAAGATCCAAAATTGCCTGCGGGTAAAATTGTATAAGTTTAGAAATTATCTCATCCACCAATATCTGAGGCGTGGAAGCTCCAGCAGTGATACCCAGGATCTTGATCCCTGAATTTGCTATATAATCTTTATTTAATTCTTCGAGAGAACTGACTTTGAAAGAGGAAGGTTTGGACTTTTGGGCTAATTGTAAAAGCCTAAGCGAATTGGAACTATTATCTGCTCCGATCACCATCATTGCATCAATCGCTTCCATCATGGAAGAAACTGCTTCTTGTCTTTCTGTGGTTGCGTAGCAGATATCGTCTTTGGCTGGGTGTTCTACGCTTGGGAATAATTCTGCAATCTTCTCCACCACTAGTTTGGTGTCTGCCACTGATAAGGTGGTCTGCATAAGATAGGTGATTGGTTTATTAACGTCCAATCTTCCGACCAATTTTTGGACATCTTCAGGGGATTCTACTAAGAACATCCGGGCTTCTCCCATAGTTCCTATCGCTTCGTCATGTCCTTGGTGACCAATATAGATGATTTGGTGAGAGTCTTTATATCTGCGCGCTTTTCTGTGAACTCTGGTGACCAAAGGGCAGGTCGCATCCCCGATCTTCATACCTCTACGTTTTGCTTCTTCTACCACTTCCGGAGAAACTCCATGAGCTGAGAAAACGACTGTAGAACCGTCCGGTGCTTCGCCTAATTCGTTAATAAATTTGATGCCTCTTTTTTTCATATCTTCCACGACTCTTCGGTTATGAACGATCTCTTTGCGGACATAGATCTGTTCCTCGGAATTCGACTGGACCTGTTCCACGTAGGAAATTGCGTATTTGACCCCCGCACAGAAACCGCGGGGATTCGCTAGATAGATTTTTTCAAGCATCTGCTTTCAGACTCTGGTGCCTCCCGAAAGAGGCAAGCATTTTCGTGCGAAAACCTTCTCCAATAGGGCAAAAGCGACATATACACTATCAGGAGGAAGGGATCTTTTATCTATTCGGGGAAGAAAAAAGTATCTCTTCCAATTTCAGGATCTTCCCGATTTTCAAGGGGAAGAGGTCAAGGAAGACCTCTAGGAAAATCAAATTCTCTCTTAGGAGAGATTCGGATTCAAGGAGGAACCGAATGATTATTAACCACAATATCAGTGCCATCTTCGCTCACAGAACTTTGAAGTTCAATAGCGAAAGCATGAACAAAGACATCGAAAAGTTGTCTTCCGGTATGAGAATCAACCGTGCAGGTGATGATGCATCCGGTTTGGCCGTGTCTGAAAAAATGAGGACACAGGTTGGAGGTTTGCGCAGGGCGGAACAAAACACTGAAGACGGTATGTCTTTGATCCAAACAGCAGAAGGGTATCTGCAAGAAACCCATGAAGTTGTTCAAAGGATCCGTGTGCTTGCTGTGCAAGCTGCGAACGGTATTTATACCGAAGAAGACCGTCAACAAATACAAGTAGAAGTATCTCAGTTGGTCGACGAGATCGACAGGATTGCTTCTCAGGCCGAGTTCAACAAAATGAAACTCCTTACTGGAGCTTTTGCTCGTTTGAACCCGACCGCAAGTATGTGGTTCCACATGGGTGCTAACATGCACCAAAGAGAAAGAGTGTATATCGAAACGATGAACACTGCGGCTCTGGGCTTAAGAAACCCGACCGTTCTGACTTTCATCTCTCTTTCTACGGCGGGAAAAGCGAACTCCGTAATCGGACTTGCTGACGATGCTCTTAGATTAATTTCTAAACAAAGAGCTGACTTGGGAGCTTATTACAACCGTCTGGAACATGCTGCTAAGGGACTCATGAACGCTTATGAGAACATCCAAGCGGCTGAATCGAGAATTCGTGACACTGATATGGCTGAGCAAATGACCAGCTTTACCAGATATCAAATTCTGACTCAAGCTGCTACTGCGATGCTCGCTCAGGCGAACATGAAACCGCAAACCGTGCTCCAGCTATTGAAGTAATTCAATAGCTAACCTGCCGGTTTGACTAGGTAGTATTCCGGCAGGGGAGCTGGCTTTAAGCTAATGTTGGTTCTTTCGACGGGACCACGGATTTATATTTATTATAAATCGCCGTACGACTCTGAAGCCTAACTTCTCGTAAGCGAAAGTTAGGCTTTTTTTTATCCTCATTGTATAAGCTGTAATATAACCCGCAAGATCCAAACCAAGCCTGAATTTTTATCCGATTTGTAACTGAACGCGAATCCTGATTTTTAGTTTTAGAATGCAGAGGTGCTTTCGTTTCTTTTTCTGGAATAGGGAAGTTACCACTTCCAAGGAAGATTCGTTTGTTAATGCGAAATTGGTTTTTACCTCTTACAATTCTTGTTTATCTGAGTTTGTTACTATTTGGCTTAGGAAGTTTTTCTCTTATCGATTGGGATGAGAATATTTACGGTGCAGCGTCGAAATCTATGCTGGAGACGGGAGAATATTTTAAGATCCAAGTAAACGGGCAAACGTTCAGTGAAAAACCTCCATTCTTCTTTTGGCTAACGAATCTATTTTATAAAATTTTTGGACTTTCGGAATTTTCAACAAGACTTCCTTCCGTTTTTAGCGGAATACTTTCCTTTTTAATCTTAGTCCGGTTTGGAACTCTTTTACATTCAAAAAAGTTCGGATATGTTTGGGCATTATTATATTCAGCTTCTCTTTTGCCTCTTTTACTTTCCAGAACTGCCTATATAGATCATCTATTCAATACATTCATTTTAGCTTCTGTCCTTTCTTTGTATATATATGAAACAAAGGAGAAGGGGGATTTTCGTTCAAGAGCGATCTGGATCATCTCGGCAGCATTCTTTGGCGGAGTCGCTGTTTTGACAAAAGGTCCTTTAGGTTTAGCCATTCCACTTTTTATATTTGGTGTAAATAGGCTCTTAGATAGAAACTTTAAGATCAGGGTCTTCGATTTTGTTTTGTTCGGCTTAGTTTCTATAGCTGTATTAAGTTTTTATTATCTCACAAACTATATATTATACGGAAATGAATTCCTGGTCCAATTTTTCGATTTCCAAAAGAAACTACTGACCAAGTCTTTAGAATCGCATACCGGGCCTTGGTTTTATCATTTTATCGTAATGTTTATTGGATTTTTCCCATGGACAGTGCTGCTCTTCCCGGCAGCAAAGAACTGGAGAATGTTTGCTGATCCTAAAATTTCCAGAATTTCCCGGTATTTTGTAGTTTGGTTGGGAGTTGTTCTACTTATCTTT encodes the following:
- a CDS encoding PAS domain-containing sensor histidine kinase, encoding MVGEDLRFDTEIGLFQIIVSQTSDAILVTDAVLDETGPSIVFVNPAFCELTGYRAEELIGGSPKILFGKETDRRILQNLKNCLLRGDSYSSSTINYKKDGTKYHSEWKVSPVKDQDGNITNLLSIQRDISEKIRREELTAKRLRSEMGLTAASQILLNTTHESFTIERAIEHFLVLVEAERIYLYKKTANPDVLALQAEIKSPYSSATLAETYPEISLSTKFARWKPYLLRNDIIEFRAADLLDSEKSFYQGRRTDTFFLFPIRMSGDWFGFLGMEFFQHELGPEEKFTFRTFVDLLGFYLERMSILEELKIHKENLEETVIKRTKELSVQKEKAEAASTAKSDFLANMSHELRTPLNAIIGLSKLIKIEDESSNDRRYLDLIHKSGLHLLGLINDILELSKLNAGKSSFYFSEMDLRKELEQVVEFLEPELIRKHIHLVWNDTEELVSMIWGDPKRIRQIFLNLVGNAVKFTTEQGSIYLSIKRDGKDWLIEITDTGIGIPEADQKKIFDAFYQVRNSKSRDTEGTGLGLSIVLKLVEAHGGSISVKSQQGIGTTFYLNLPILEQTPKQFKPRKNFAGAYPDKLKNFCFIQLELSNQKNAELLTHFFKKQNQPLLFKELRKDKKIVLFQDSNLPLQERISEIWKTILILPEETQDFEKKYSKENFDFVLSQPISLDELKLVLEELADQIHD
- the ispH gene encoding 4-hydroxy-3-methylbut-2-enyl diphosphate reductase translates to MLEKIYLANPRGFCAGVKYAISYVEQVQSNSEEQIYVRKEIVHNRRVVEDMKKRGIKFINELGEAPDGSTVVFSAHGVSPEVVEEAKRRGMKIGDATCPLVTRVHRKARRYKDSHQIIYIGHQGHDEAIGTMGEARMFLVESPEDVQKLVGRLDVNKPITYLMQTTLSVADTKLVVEKIAELFPSVEHPAKDDICYATTERQEAVSSMMEAIDAMMVIGADNSSNSLRLLQLAQKSKPSSFKVSSLEELNKDYIANSGIKILGITAGASTPQILVDEIISKLIQFYPQAILDLFPGSREDSMSFKLPANLLM
- a CDS encoding flagellin, whose translation is MIINHNISAIFAHRTLKFNSESMNKDIEKLSSGMRINRAGDDASGLAVSEKMRTQVGGLRRAEQNTEDGMSLIQTAEGYLQETHEVVQRIRVLAVQAANGIYTEEDRQQIQVEVSQLVDEIDRIASQAEFNKMKLLTGAFARLNPTASMWFHMGANMHQRERVYIETMNTAALGLRNPTVLTFISLSTAGKANSVIGLADDALRLISKQRADLGAYYNRLEHAAKGLMNAYENIQAAESRIRDTDMAEQMTSFTRYQILTQAATAMLAQANMKPQTVLQLLK
- a CDS encoding ArnT family glycosyltransferase; protein product: MRNWFLPLTILVYLSLLLFGLGSFSLIDWDENIYGAASKSMLETGEYFKIQVNGQTFSEKPPFFFWLTNLFYKIFGLSEFSTRLPSVFSGILSFLILVRFGTLLHSKKFGYVWALLYSASLLPLLLSRTAYIDHLFNTFILASVLSLYIYETKEKGDFRSRAIWIISAAFFGGVAVLTKGPLGLAIPLFIFGVNRLLDRNFKIRVFDFVLFGLVSIAVLSFYYLTNYILYGNEFLVQFFDFQKKLLTKSLESHTGPWFYHFIVMFIGFFPWTVLLFPAAKNWRMFADPKISRISRYFVVWLGVVLLIFSIVQTKLPHYSSSIYFPLSFFSASLILEKPGILRSSTFSFSFLGIGLVVGVIFLLLPQISEYSSSSMGIGKELIPSFNLWDSSAGFVLLLGILAGFVGLQLFRKGKEEGKNLFLVSSWVSMLLFIGALSSTITPKIISFLQDGNLRLYDKAEKSGNPIVYYKYLSFYPMFYREKKIHMMGSYKFKDETLLLDSKEKLSIICNRNSIFELVLTYPERSFREISAESGIVLLDSSPK